A region of Asticcacaulis excentricus DNA encodes the following proteins:
- a CDS encoding vWA domain-containing protein, with translation MQDAADAAVLRAATMSSGTTDAVQKTSAHQAFQGNLTSDIFAMVVAKDLVRKVEGSNTTLTYTASAKVNTFMLQLVGINYLDITVESEAKAQMRKSEIVFVLDSTGSMSKDGRMTNLKSSVDTVLASLLDTSGKNSTGTKVAVVPFDTQVRVDKGINYNWVDYGTATSSQSCSGLSGSYCTMMIDALERACMTSTSPLTCKSTSKLYTKTYKGTGSTSANTYYEVYVKVYDAASNTSRTYTEKSYTYTTTRTSTGGTSCNAETGVCTTTQGGQAVTSTVTVFDSQSGTSTSGKTAYDSSSNVPSGFGSVASSVLTYSYGYSNGYDGRNAYTTTSTTNGLPKTTYMPAIPSQRDQWTGCVIDRTQPYDVSAESPGTLAASKYPARPCANGNNLLTMRPLTEDIASMRTYVKGLTPSGNTNITIGVQWGMEVLSPSEPMTGGVAFNDDITFKYLILVTDGANTQNRWSTSQSAIDARTKLACQAAKDKGITVFVIRVMEGNSDLLSQCASKTEYYYDLQNATQLNQALKDVFEAIKKTRLTK, from the coding sequence TTGCAAGATGCGGCGGATGCTGCGGTTCTGCGCGCCGCAACCATGTCGTCAGGGACGACGGATGCGGTGCAAAAGACCTCGGCCCATCAGGCGTTTCAGGGGAATCTTACCTCGGATATCTTTGCCATGGTGGTCGCCAAAGACCTGGTGCGCAAGGTGGAAGGCAGCAATACCACTCTGACCTACACAGCTTCAGCCAAGGTAAATACCTTCATGCTTCAGCTTGTCGGTATCAACTATTTAGATATCACGGTCGAATCCGAGGCTAAGGCGCAGATGCGCAAGTCGGAGATTGTGTTCGTTCTCGACTCCACGGGCTCGATGTCGAAAGACGGTCGGATGACCAATCTCAAATCGTCGGTAGATACGGTTCTGGCCAGCCTGCTGGATACCTCTGGTAAAAACTCCACGGGCACCAAGGTAGCCGTGGTTCCTTTTGATACACAGGTCCGGGTCGATAAGGGTATCAACTATAACTGGGTTGATTATGGTACGGCGACCAGTTCGCAAAGCTGCTCTGGTCTGAGCGGCAGCTATTGCACCATGATGATCGACGCCCTTGAGCGGGCCTGTATGACGAGCACAAGTCCGCTGACCTGTAAGTCCACGTCCAAACTGTACACCAAGACCTATAAGGGCACCGGCAGCACCAGCGCGAACACCTATTACGAAGTCTATGTGAAGGTCTATGATGCGGCTAGTAACACCAGCCGCACCTATACCGAAAAAAGCTATACCTACACGACAACCAGGACGTCGACGGGCGGGACCTCCTGTAACGCCGAAACAGGGGTGTGTACGACGACGCAGGGCGGACAGGCGGTCACTTCGACGGTTACCGTGTTCGATTCTCAGTCGGGCACTTCGACTTCCGGCAAAACCGCCTACGACAGCAGCAGCAATGTGCCTTCGGGTTTCGGGAGCGTGGCCTCCAGCGTCCTGACATACAGCTACGGCTACTCCAACGGCTATGATGGTCGCAACGCCTACACCACGACCTCGACCACCAATGGCCTGCCCAAGACGACCTATATGCCGGCCATACCGTCACAGCGGGACCAATGGACGGGCTGCGTGATCGACCGCACACAACCCTATGATGTGTCGGCGGAATCTCCCGGAACGCTGGCGGCCAGCAAGTATCCGGCCCGCCCCTGTGCCAATGGCAACAACCTGCTGACCATGCGCCCGCTGACTGAGGATATTGCCTCCATGCGGACCTATGTCAAAGGTCTTACGCCGTCGGGCAACACCAATATCACCATCGGTGTGCAATGGGGCATGGAGGTCCTGTCGCCATCAGAACCCATGACGGGTGGGGTCGCCTTTAATGACGATATCACATTCAAATACCTGATCCTCGTCACCGATGGGGCGAACACGCAGAACCGCTGGTCCACGTCTCAGTCGGCCATTGATGCCCGCACCAAGCTGGCCTGTCAGGCGGCGAAGGATAAGGGCATTACGGTCTTCGTCATTCGCGTGATGGA